One genomic region from Yersinia canariae encodes:
- the otnK gene encoding 3-oxo-tetronate kinase → MRLGVIADDFTGATDIASFLVENGMSTVQINGVPEADYQVSADAVVISLKSRSCPAKAAVADSLSALAWLQAQGCQQFYFKYCSTFDSTAQGNIGPVTDALMDALNQQQTIICPALPVNGRTVYQGYLFVMGQLLSESGMRHHPVTPMTDSNLLRLMNAQARGHSGLINNTVMDQGVDAVKSQLRMLKEEGVRYVVLDTLSEAHLLTQAEAVRDMVLVTGGSGLAIGLARQWMKGVKHQSLATLAGTPQGKLCVVLSGSCSTMTNQQVARYIQQAPSQSIDVAHCLKEPESYAKALCIWVMENISGPLAPLLYATSEPEVLQKIQQQWGATVASEAVEHLFGALARRLQQQGVQRFIVAGGETSGIVAQSLGIQAFHIGPAISPGVPWVKSTDHPISLALKSGNFGDENFFARAQTEFAV, encoded by the coding sequence ATGCGATTAGGGGTCATTGCGGATGATTTCACCGGCGCCACGGATATTGCCAGCTTTTTGGTAGAAAATGGCATGTCGACCGTGCAAATTAACGGCGTACCTGAAGCTGATTATCAGGTATCAGCAGATGCGGTCGTGATCAGCTTAAAATCGCGCTCTTGCCCCGCAAAGGCAGCAGTGGCCGATTCTCTGTCGGCGTTGGCGTGGTTGCAAGCTCAGGGTTGCCAACAATTCTATTTTAAGTATTGTTCGACGTTTGATAGCACTGCGCAAGGCAATATTGGCCCGGTAACTGATGCATTAATGGATGCCCTCAATCAGCAACAAACCATTATTTGCCCCGCGCTGCCCGTGAATGGCCGTACGGTATATCAGGGATACTTATTTGTTATGGGGCAATTATTATCCGAGTCAGGGATGCGCCATCATCCGGTGACGCCGATGACCGACAGTAATCTATTGCGTCTGATGAATGCTCAGGCCCGTGGTCATAGCGGATTGATCAACAATACAGTGATGGATCAAGGTGTTGACGCCGTGAAATCGCAGTTGCGCATGTTGAAAGAGGAAGGCGTACGTTATGTGGTTCTGGATACCTTAAGTGAGGCCCACTTATTGACACAAGCAGAGGCCGTTCGCGATATGGTGTTGGTGACGGGGGGCTCTGGCTTGGCAATAGGATTGGCTCGCCAATGGATGAAAGGCGTTAAACATCAATCATTAGCGACATTAGCCGGAACCCCGCAGGGCAAGTTATGTGTCGTGTTGTCGGGTTCTTGTTCGACGATGACTAATCAGCAGGTTGCTCGATATATTCAGCAAGCACCTAGTCAGTCAATTGATGTTGCCCACTGTCTGAAGGAACCTGAATCCTATGCTAAAGCATTGTGCATCTGGGTTATGGAGAATATTTCAGGGCCATTGGCTCCGTTGCTGTATGCCACTTCTGAACCTGAGGTGCTGCAAAAAATCCAGCAGCAGTGGGGGGCGACAGTCGCGAGTGAGGCGGTTGAACACCTGTTCGGGGCGTTGGCACGCCGCTTACAACAGCAGGGTGTCCAACGATTCATTGTCGCGGGGGGGGAAACGTCCGGTATCGTCGCGCAATCATTGGGTATCCAGGCTTTTCATATTGGGCCGGCCATCTCACCCGGGGTGCCTTGGGTAAAATCTACCGATCACCCAATTTCATTGGCGTTGAAGTCGGGTAATTTTGGTGATGAAAACTTTTTTGCC
- a CDS encoding 2-hydroxycarboxylate transporter family protein — translation MKKTNQEITLTPAEDIDMTDKFSIRKLITHINQMNINTMPMALFMTISAIVFISSYASYLPKNMIGGLAVIMTMGFVLSHIGRHIPVLKDIGGPAILCLMVPSVLVYFGIFQTNTLDTVHLLMKEANLLYFVIASLVVGSILGMNRVVLIQGMTRMFVPLVVGTITAVATGLLVGKLFGFTLYHTFFFIIVPIIGGGIGEGILPLSLAYSAILGQAPDVYVAQLAPAAVVGNIFAIICAGVLARIGMRRKDLNGEGMLIRSAQDNAIFTSQEGPKQADFQLMGGGLLMTCAFFIVGGLFEKIVHIPGPVLMILIAVMCKYAQVIPSKMEQGAHSWYKFVSTTLVWPLMIGLGMLYVPLESVVAVFSVGYVVVCGAVVLSMAAVSFIIAPYLNMYPVEASIVTSCHSGLGGTGDVAILSASNRMSLMPFAQIATRIGGASTVIGATLLLGWIM, via the coding sequence ATGAAAAAAACAAATCAAGAAATCACTCTTACTCCCGCTGAAGATATCGACATGACGGATAAGTTTTCCATCAGAAAGTTAATTACGCACATAAATCAAATGAATATAAACACGATGCCGATGGCTTTATTTATGACCATTTCGGCCATTGTGTTTATTTCGTCTTATGCCAGTTATTTACCGAAAAATATGATTGGTGGTTTGGCGGTAATTATGACGATGGGTTTTGTGTTATCCCATATTGGCCGCCATATACCGGTACTGAAAGATATTGGTGGCCCGGCTATTTTGTGTCTTATGGTGCCATCGGTGTTGGTGTACTTCGGTATTTTCCAAACGAATACCCTGGATACAGTTCATTTGCTGATGAAGGAGGCGAACTTACTCTATTTTGTCATCGCCAGTCTGGTCGTCGGCAGCATTCTTGGTATGAATCGTGTGGTGCTCATTCAGGGTATGACGCGTATGTTTGTCCCGCTAGTCGTCGGAACGATAACTGCGGTTGCTACCGGCTTGCTGGTGGGTAAGTTATTCGGTTTTACCCTTTATCACACTTTCTTCTTTATTATTGTGCCAATTATCGGTGGGGGTATTGGTGAAGGTATCTTGCCGTTATCATTGGCATACTCGGCAATTCTGGGGCAGGCTCCCGATGTTTATGTGGCCCAACTGGCTCCCGCAGCGGTTGTGGGCAACATTTTTGCCATTATTTGTGCCGGAGTATTAGCCCGAATTGGTATGCGCCGCAAGGATCTGAATGGTGAGGGGATGCTAATTCGCTCGGCTCAAGACAATGCGATATTTACTTCGCAAGAAGGGCCAAAACAAGCTGATTTTCAGTTGATGGGCGGTGGGTTATTGATGACCTGCGCTTTCTTTATTGTGGGGGGCTTGTTTGAGAAAATTGTGCATATTCCCGGCCCGGTACTGATGATTTTGATCGCCGTGATGTGTAAATACGCGCAAGTTATTCCGTCAAAAATGGAACAGGGCGCTCACAGTTGGTATAAATTTGTCTCTACAACATTGGTGTGGCCCCTGATGATTGGTCTGGGAATGCTGTATGTTCCGTTAGAAAGTGTTGTTGCGGTGTTCTCTGTAGGATACGTCGTGGTGTGCGGAGCAGTTGTGTTGTCAATGGCCGCGGTCAGTTTCATTATCGCCCCTTATCTCAATATGTACCCTGTGGAAGCTTCCATCGTGACCAGTTGTCATAGTGGGTTAGGTGGGACGGGCGATGTCGCTATTTTATCTGCGTCTAACCGGATGTCACTAATGCCTTTTGCCCAGATAGCCACCCGAATTGGCGGGGCATCCACTGTTATCGGTGCCACATTACTATTGGGTTGGATTATGTAA
- the ansP gene encoding L-asparagine permease, giving the protein MMSGKHSVETHQAARKRWLDSHDTGYEKSMGRRHIQMIAIGGSIGTGLFLGTGARLQMAGPALALAYLACGIFSFFILRALGELILHRPSSGSFVSYAREFLGEKASYVAGWMYFLNWAMTGIVDITAVALYMHYWGTFSDVPQWLFALGALSIVATMNMIGVKWFAEMEFWFALIKVAAISIFLVVGVVFLGTGQSVGGHPSGMHLITDNGGFFPHGLLPALILIQGVIFAFAGIELIGTAAGECKDPEKMLPKAINSVILRIGLFYVGSVVLLVCLLPWSAYQAGQSPFVTFFSNLGVPYIGTIMNIVVLSAALSSLNSGLYSTGRILRSLSMGGSAPKFMSKMSPQSVPYAGILVTVGIYVFGVVLNYLVPSQVFEIVLNIASLGIISSWAFIIVCQMKLRQAIKNGTAKPVSFKMPGAPVTSWLTLLFLAGVLVMMAFDYPNGTWTIATLPIIAILLVIGWFSLRKRALEVAAAPVETLIKESDEKKVQSTELHEQKSVG; this is encoded by the coding sequence ATCATGTCAGGAAAGCACTCTGTAGAAACCCATCAGGCCGCGAGAAAACGCTGGTTAGACTCTCATGATACTGGCTATGAAAAAAGTATGGGCCGGCGTCATATACAGATGATAGCAATTGGCGGGTCTATCGGTACTGGTTTATTTTTGGGCACTGGTGCTCGTTTGCAAATGGCAGGCCCAGCATTAGCTTTGGCTTATTTGGCTTGCGGGATTTTCTCCTTTTTCATTCTCAGAGCCCTCGGTGAACTGATCTTACACCGCCCCTCCAGCGGCAGCTTTGTTTCGTATGCTCGTGAATTTCTTGGCGAAAAAGCATCCTACGTTGCCGGATGGATGTATTTTCTGAACTGGGCAATGACTGGGATCGTCGACATCACGGCGGTTGCTCTCTATATGCACTACTGGGGTACTTTCTCTGATGTCCCCCAATGGTTATTCGCGTTAGGCGCACTTTCAATTGTCGCTACCATGAATATGATTGGCGTGAAGTGGTTTGCAGAAATGGAGTTCTGGTTCGCCTTGATAAAAGTCGCCGCCATATCTATATTCCTGGTGGTGGGTGTGGTCTTTCTTGGCACCGGTCAAAGTGTGGGCGGGCACCCGTCTGGCATGCATCTCATTACTGATAATGGCGGATTCTTCCCACACGGGCTGCTCCCTGCATTAATATTAATCCAAGGGGTAATATTCGCTTTTGCAGGTATCGAATTGATTGGTACTGCGGCCGGTGAATGTAAAGACCCAGAAAAAATGCTCCCTAAAGCCATCAACAGTGTGATCTTACGTATTGGCTTGTTTTATGTCGGCTCAGTCGTTTTGTTGGTGTGCTTGCTACCGTGGAGTGCCTATCAAGCGGGTCAAAGCCCTTTCGTCACATTCTTCAGTAACTTAGGTGTTCCTTATATTGGAACGATCATGAATATTGTGGTGTTATCTGCCGCGCTTTCCAGCCTTAACTCTGGCCTATATTCAACCGGCCGTATCCTGCGTTCGCTATCAATGGGGGGGTCTGCGCCGAAATTCATGTCGAAAATGAGTCCTCAATCAGTTCCTTATGCCGGAATACTAGTGACTGTGGGTATCTATGTTTTCGGTGTCGTGCTCAATTATCTGGTTCCATCGCAGGTATTTGAAATTGTGTTGAATATTGCGTCATTAGGGATTATTAGCTCGTGGGCATTCATCATTGTGTGTCAGATGAAGCTACGTCAGGCAATAAAAAATGGAACGGCTAAACCCGTGTCCTTCAAAATGCCCGGAGCTCCTGTCACATCCTGGTTAACGCTGCTTTTCCTGGCCGGTGTATTAGTGATGATGGCGTTCGATTACCCAAATGGCACCTGGACTATTGCAACTTTACCTATCATCGCCATATTACTGGTTATTGGCTGGTTTAGCTTACGAAAACGCGCCCTTGAGGTTGCCGCCGCGCCCGTAGAGACTTTGATTAAGGAAAGTGATGAGAAAAAAGTGCAATCCACTGAATTACATGAACAAAAATCCGTAGGCTAA
- a CDS encoding sensor histidine kinase has product MNNATTAGKQKVPLRLSTSITLMVSAVIVSVLLVVHTLFFVQLSQMAQEGLQNKAVAVARALSFSPTIINGLTDPNAGRQIQAYTREVQKANDLLFIVVTDMKGIRYSHPNAEMIGQHFIGNDLQPALEGKENSAINRGVLERAVRIFIPVYETHGKQIGVVAIGISLTSIDSVVSETRWTIPWTILFGALIGSLGTWFLVKALKRIMLGFEPYEISNLFEQRNAMLQSIKEGVIAVDADSRITVVNHEAKRLFKQSGPMENLLLSNASKYWPVRLYLQQVLETGIARRDEEINFNGSILLTNTVPVVVKGDIIGAIATFRDKTEVSQLMQRLTGMVHYADALRAQSHEFMNKLHVILGLLHMKYYQQLEDYIVKTSNNYQAEIGSLLRKVKSPVIAGFLLGKINRARDLGITLSISDDSLLPDTDNEQVTTTLITVLGNLIENAMEAIGSQSQREINVSFHYQNGRVHCVVSDDGPGIAAELQDRIFDNGFSTKGNEHGIGLSLVRQSLENIGGHIEFDSEAGIFTQFFISLPYDMTSSDNFSNNISAVNHD; this is encoded by the coding sequence ATGAATAATGCAACAACGGCTGGAAAGCAAAAAGTGCCGTTACGACTCAGTACATCTATTACCCTGATGGTCTCTGCGGTGATTGTTTCTGTACTATTGGTGGTTCACACACTGTTCTTCGTTCAGCTCAGTCAGATGGCTCAAGAGGGTCTGCAAAATAAAGCGGTTGCCGTCGCTCGGGCCTTATCTTTTTCGCCGACCATAATCAACGGACTTACTGATCCTAACGCCGGACGACAAATTCAGGCTTATACCCGCGAAGTTCAGAAGGCCAATGACCTGCTATTCATAGTTGTGACTGATATGAAAGGCATCCGTTATTCGCATCCAAATGCTGAGATGATCGGTCAACATTTTATCGGCAATGATTTACAACCGGCGCTAGAAGGTAAAGAAAATAGCGCGATAAACCGAGGCGTGCTGGAAAGAGCAGTACGTATTTTTATTCCGGTTTATGAGACTCATGGCAAACAAATCGGCGTTGTTGCCATTGGGATTTCGCTAACCAGTATTGATTCTGTTGTAAGTGAGACTCGTTGGACTATCCCCTGGACCATATTATTTGGTGCCCTCATTGGCTCACTCGGCACTTGGTTTTTAGTCAAAGCACTGAAAAGAATTATGTTAGGTTTCGAACCCTACGAGATATCTAACCTGTTTGAACAGCGAAACGCCATGCTGCAATCGATTAAAGAAGGCGTCATCGCCGTTGATGCGGACTCCCGTATTACCGTGGTCAATCATGAAGCGAAGCGTTTATTTAAGCAAAGTGGCCCAATGGAGAATTTATTACTCAGCAACGCCAGCAAATATTGGCCTGTGCGTTTGTATTTACAACAGGTATTGGAAACCGGAATTGCCCGTCGTGATGAAGAGATAAACTTTAACGGCAGTATATTGCTCACCAACACGGTTCCTGTCGTGGTGAAAGGCGATATTATCGGTGCAATTGCGACGTTTCGCGATAAAACTGAAGTCAGCCAATTAATGCAACGCCTGACGGGTATGGTGCATTATGCTGATGCATTGCGAGCACAATCGCACGAATTTATGAATAAACTCCATGTAATTCTGGGTTTATTGCATATGAAGTATTACCAGCAACTCGAAGACTATATTGTTAAGACATCGAATAATTATCAGGCGGAAATTGGCTCCCTGCTGCGCAAAGTAAAATCGCCGGTCATTGCCGGTTTTCTACTGGGAAAAATCAACCGCGCGCGCGATTTGGGAATCACATTATCCATCAGTGACGACAGCCTGTTACCGGATACCGATAATGAGCAAGTCACGACAACTCTCATTACTGTTTTGGGTAATCTGATTGAAAATGCGATGGAAGCTATTGGTAGCCAGTCTCAACGGGAGATCAATGTCAGCTTCCATTACCAAAATGGCCGAGTACATTGTGTTGTCAGTGATGATGGCCCGGGTATTGCCGCGGAACTACAAGATCGTATTTTTGATAATGGTTTTTCCACCAAAGGAAATGAACACGGCATCGGCTTAAGCCTGGTTCGACAAAGTTTAGAAAATATCGGCGGTCATATTGAGTTCGATTCTGAAGCCGGTATTTTTACACAATTCTTTATTAGCCTTCCCTACGACATGACCTCCAGTGACAATTTTTCAAACAACATCAGCGCGGTAAATCATGATTAA
- a CDS encoding VOC family protein yields the protein MTSKKRGMGYIAIVVDEYDRAIEYYTEKLGFVLREDEPQPGKRWVSVSPREDSECRLLLARSSNEHQATFIGNQCGGRVFLFLETDNFWRDYELMKSKGVTFCEEPRKEDYGMVVVFEDIYGNRWDLYQK from the coding sequence ATGACAAGTAAAAAAAGAGGGATGGGGTATATTGCTATTGTGGTTGATGAATACGATAGAGCGATTGAATATTATACAGAAAAACTGGGTTTCGTTCTGAGAGAAGATGAGCCGCAACCCGGCAAGCGTTGGGTGTCGGTTTCGCCGCGTGAAGATAGTGAATGCCGTTTATTGTTAGCCCGTTCATCCAATGAACACCAAGCTACATTTATCGGCAATCAGTGCGGTGGTCGGGTATTCCTTTTCCTGGAGACGGATAACTTCTGGCGTGACTATGAATTAATGAAGTCGAAAGGAGTGACTTTCTGCGAGGAGCCCCGCAAAGAAGATTATGGAATGGTCGTTGTGTTCGAGGATATCTATGGCAATCGCTGGGATCTCTATCAAAAATAG
- a CDS encoding DUF488 domain-containing protein — protein MSIKKIALQRVYDVQPPYEANTFLVDRLWPRGISKARLEGVVWLKEVAPDNALRQWFHQHLDWAEFVKRYQAQLNNSTAWEPLLEVLTQHPITLLYGSRDAQHNQAVVLRDFLLSKL, from the coding sequence GTGAGTATAAAGAAGATTGCATTGCAACGGGTCTATGATGTCCAGCCGCCCTATGAGGCCAACACTTTTCTGGTGGACCGCTTGTGGCCCCGCGGCATCAGTAAGGCGCGGCTGGAGGGGGTTGTATGGTTAAAGGAGGTTGCGCCGGATAATGCTTTACGGCAATGGTTTCATCAGCATTTGGATTGGGCAGAATTTGTCAAACGGTATCAGGCCCAACTCAATAACTCAACGGCTTGGGAGCCTTTGCTGGAGGTGTTGACACAGCATCCAATTACTTTGTTATATGGCAGTCGCGATGCACAACACAATCAGGCGGTTGTTTTGCGCGATTTTCTTCTGAGCAAACTCTAG
- the ygbI gene encoding DNA-binding transcriptional repressor YgbI, whose protein sequence is MIPVERHQQILALVAERGVVSITELTERLGVSHMTIRRDVQKLEEQGAVLSVSGGVRSTERLAAEPSHQDKTQMYSSQKNAIGMAAALHIPRNSCIYLDAGTTTLALARQLEARDDLLVVTNDFVIANFLIESCQCKMIHSGGTLCRENRSCVGDAAARSLRNLSIDIAFISASCWGPRGISTPDEDKVVVKRAVREVSSKRVLLADASKYGKIATYLALPLTDFDVVITDTNLSATAYEELTTKEIELIIAPPPHQPD, encoded by the coding sequence GTGATACCGGTTGAACGCCACCAACAAATACTGGCACTGGTTGCCGAACGCGGCGTCGTCAGCATTACTGAATTGACTGAACGTTTAGGCGTATCGCACATGACTATTCGTCGCGACGTGCAAAAACTGGAAGAACAAGGGGCAGTGTTATCCGTTTCCGGCGGGGTACGTTCAACTGAGCGGCTGGCAGCAGAGCCTTCGCACCAAGATAAAACCCAAATGTACAGCAGCCAGAAAAATGCCATTGGTATGGCGGCGGCGCTGCATATTCCGCGCAATAGCTGTATTTATCTTGATGCGGGCACAACGACACTGGCGTTGGCACGACAGTTGGAGGCCAGGGATGATTTACTCGTGGTCACAAATGACTTCGTCATTGCTAATTTTTTGATTGAATCCTGCCAATGTAAAATGATCCACTCCGGCGGCACATTGTGTCGTGAAAACCGTTCTTGTGTCGGCGATGCAGCGGCCCGCTCACTGCGAAACTTATCTATCGATATCGCCTTTATCTCAGCATCGTGTTGGGGGCCACGTGGTATCTCGACCCCGGACGAAGATAAAGTCGTAGTAAAACGCGCAGTCAGAGAGGTTAGCAGTAAACGAGTGCTGCTGGCTGATGCATCAAAATATGGCAAAATAGCCACCTATTTGGCCTTGCCTCTCACTGACTTTGATGTCGTTATCACGGACACCAATTTGTCGGCTACGGCCTATGAAGAGCTGACCACTAAAGAGATTGAGTTAATCATCGCCCCTCCCCCGCATCAACCCGATTAA
- the dcuR gene encoding two-component system response regulator DcuR, which yields MINVLIVDDDAMVAELNKCYLSQVAGFNCCGSVSSLQQAREHLMAAEHPIDLVLLDVFMRQDNGLDLLPVLREFSEHTDVIVISSATDVNTIKKALQYGVVDYLIKPFQFSRFEEALSTYREKQSLLGQREYCAQEDVDSLLRRSNATPVERKKLPKGLTAQTLRTVCEWIQEVQDGEFSTEQMANAIGISRVSCRKYLIYLSDTEVLSTKVLYGATGRPVYLYKLLPSQQEVLKQYCQ from the coding sequence ATGATTAATGTATTAATAGTGGATGATGATGCAATGGTAGCTGAGCTGAACAAGTGTTATCTGAGCCAGGTAGCCGGTTTCAACTGCTGCGGTTCAGTATCCAGTTTGCAGCAGGCCCGAGAGCATTTAATGGCAGCGGAGCACCCTATAGACTTAGTTTTATTGGATGTTTTCATGCGCCAAGATAATGGATTAGACTTATTGCCAGTCTTACGCGAATTCAGTGAACACACTGATGTCATTGTTATTTCTTCCGCCACAGATGTGAATACCATCAAAAAAGCGCTGCAATACGGCGTTGTTGATTACTTAATTAAGCCATTCCAATTTTCACGTTTTGAAGAAGCACTTTCGACTTATCGCGAAAAACAAAGTTTGCTGGGACAACGTGAATATTGCGCTCAAGAAGATGTTGATTCCTTATTACGCCGCAGTAATGCCACACCGGTTGAGCGGAAAAAACTCCCTAAAGGATTAACCGCACAAACCCTGCGTACTGTATGTGAATGGATTCAAGAAGTGCAAGATGGGGAGTTCTCGACGGAGCAGATGGCAAATGCTATTGGAATTTCACGAGTTTCTTGCCGCAAGTATTTAATTTATCTATCTGACACTGAAGTTCTGAGTACTAAGGTTCTGTATGGTGCGACGGGGCGTCCGGTTTACCTTTATAAACTGTTACCCAGCCAGCAGGAGGTCTTAAAACAATATTGCCAATAG